In Elaeis guineensis isolate ETL-2024a chromosome 1, EG11, whole genome shotgun sequence, a genomic segment contains:
- the LOC105040009 gene encoding GDSL esterase/lipase At1g09390: MGGGGLGLWLTISPAFLLLVVVSTLPALVESTCGSNAAVFNFGDSNSDTGGLMAGLGYQISPPQGRIFFHRSTGRLCDGRLILDFLCESLNTSYLSPYLESLGSDFRNGANFAIIGSATLPPDIPFSLHIQVNQFLRFKARSLELIAQGSKGLINEEGFQKALYAIDIGQNDLSDAFGANLPYDQVIQRIPSVISQIKTAIKTLYGSGGKNFWIHNAGPLGCLPQKLSLPRKDNSNLDQYGCLMSFNNAAKELNAQLSILCDKLRSELIGVTIVYTDIFTIKYEIIANHTTYGFENPLMACCGYGGPPYNFNQNITCGNAACPVCPEGSKYVNWDGVHYAEAANAMVASKILTTEYSKPKVKFDFFCNA; the protein is encoded by the exons ATGGGTGGTGGAGGACTTGGGCTGTGGCTCACCATTTCTCCGGCTTTCTTATTGTTGGTGGTGGTTTCTACCCTGCCGGCATTGGTGGAGTCGACGTGTGGGAGCAATGCGGCGGTGTTCAACTTCGGCGATTCAAACTCCGACACTGGCGGCCTCATGGCCGGTCTCGGCTACCAGATCTCTCCGCCTCAGGGCCGTATATTCTTCCACCGTTCCACCGGCCGCCTCTGCGACGGCCGCCTCATCCTCGACTTCCTCT GTGAAAGCTTGAACACCAGTTATCTGAGCCCATATTTGGAATCACTGGGATCAGATTTTAGAAATGGTGCAAACTTTGCCATTATTGGTTCGGCGACACTGCCACCAGATATTCCCTTCTCTTTGCACATTCAAGTGAATCAGTTCCTTCGATTCAAAGCTCGATCTTTGGAGCTCATTGCTCAAG GTTCAAAAGGTCTTATCAATGAGGAAGGGTTCCAAAAGGCTCTCTATGCCATTGACATTGGGCAGAATGATCTATCCGATGCCTTCGGTGCGAATTTACCCTATGATCAAGTCATCCAAAGGATCCCATCTGTCATTTCTCAAATTAAAACTGCTATTAAG ACTTTGTATGGTAGTGGTGGCAAAAACTTTTGGATCCACAACGCTGGTcctctagggtgcttgcctcaaAAGCTTTCCTTGCCACGGAAAGATAACAGCAATCTTGACCAATATGGTTGTCTCATGTCCTTCAACAATGCTGCCAAGGAACTCAATGCCCAATTGAGCATTCTCTGCGATAAGCTGAGGTCTGAGTTGATTGGTGTCACCATTGTCTACACTGATATCTTCACCATTAAGTATGAAATCATTGCAAATCATACTACGTACG GTTTTGAGAACCCATTGATGGCATGTTGTGGCTATGGTGGACCTCCATATAACTTCAATCAGAATATAACTTGTGGTAATGCTGCCTGCCCGGTCTGCCCTGAAGGCTCAAAGTATGTGAACTGGGATGGGGTTCATTATGCAGAGGCTGCTAATGCCATGGTGGCTTCTAAAATACTTACTACCGAGTACTCTAAACCCAAAGTTAAGTTTGATTTCTTCTGCAATGCTTGA